In Candidatus Angelobacter sp., one DNA window encodes the following:
- a CDS encoding restriction endonuclease: VEYSLGRGSDGGVDLVLRKDGRTSLVQCKQWKVFSVGAPVIREMFGILTAERADEAIIATSGKFTREAQSFAEGKPIRLVDGPQLLALVQSVQSRPDDSSPSVESNSDSTPVPTCPNCGKPMVIRTARRGGNAGNQFWGCASYPACKGTREVSSVEVKP, from the coding sequence AGGTCGAATATTCCTTGGGCCGGGGCTCGGATGGAGGCGTGGATTTGGTTTTGCGCAAAGATGGCCGAACATCGCTCGTCCAATGCAAACAGTGGAAGGTGTTTTCGGTGGGCGCGCCCGTCATCCGGGAAATGTTTGGCATCCTGACCGCCGAACGGGCCGACGAAGCCATCATTGCAACGTCGGGTAAATTTACCCGCGAAGCACAAAGCTTCGCCGAGGGAAAACCGATCCGGTTGGTGGACGGCCCGCAACTGCTCGCCCTCGTCCAATCCGTGCAAAGCCGACCTGACGATTCGTCGCCATCAGTCGAATCAAATTCCGATTCAACTCCCGTGCCGACCTGTCCCAACTGCGGCAAACCAATGGTGATCCGCACCGCACGGCGCGGCGGCAATGCTGGCAATCAGTTCTGGGGCTGTGCCAGCTATCCCGCCTGCAAAGGCACTCGTGAAGTTTCATCTGTTGAGGTCAAGCCATGA